Proteins encoded by one window of Bacteroidota bacterium:
- a CDS encoding TonB-dependent receptor: MLKNLYLLIVSLFVCNIINSQVVIKGHISEFDGGALIGATVVEKGTNNGTLADVDGNFTITLNTTPATLVFSYVGFTPQEIEVTAQTTLRIILEADSYSLSQVEVLGTRSLNRSSTESMVPIDIIDVSAVTAANGQLDLNQLLQYAAPSFNSNRQSGSDGADHIDPATLRGLGPDQTLVLVNGKRYHQSSLINIFGTRGRGNTGTDLNTIPAAAIDRIEILRDGASAQYGSDAIAGVINIVLKDDVNEFTGNVNTSGNLAQYNFDQGSIDGQNLQINGNYGFDIGEKGFMNVTADYHYRGHTNRAEFTGDFPDNVDVRNQYGDAEVTDFSAWFNMKYQLSDNAHFYAFGGYNTRDVAAYAYTRDAGSPRTVTSIYPKGFDPIIASIVTDKSISGGIRGDIHGWDVDFNNTFGANKMHYYGRETLNASMGDASPTEFDDGGFSLAQNTTSLDFTKYFSSVLKGLNIAYGAEYRIDNYQIFAGEEASWYNYGAVLIDGEDTIGRPGGSQGFPGFQPKDVTNEFRSNLGAYFDVEANFTEQFSADAAIRYENYSDFGNTINGKLAARFAINNKFALRGSFSTGFRAPSLAQIYFSSTYTNVEGGVIIDEVIADNKSTIARQLGIPALKQEESMNGSFGFTAKPISGLSLTIDGYYIAINDRIVLTDGFGTDDDIIGGILSDLNVGYARFFTNAVDTKTMGVDVILAYKIYMQENVLTFTYAGNFNQMTIENIYTNELLTGKEENYFSVREQYFLLASAPPAKMNLTTEYSTKKLNATLRFNYFGEINLINYSGLEYTYAAKTTIDASIGYDITKNSHLTIGAANLLNTYPDPTDPYETETGGAWDAVQMGYNGTAIFAKLGFKF; the protein is encoded by the coding sequence ATGCTCAAGAACCTTTACTTATTAATTGTTTCCCTATTTGTATGTAATATTATTAACTCGCAGGTCGTAATAAAAGGCCATATTTCCGAATTCGACGGAGGCGCTCTTATTGGAGCAACCGTTGTTGAAAAAGGAACTAACAATGGCACTCTGGCCGATGTTGATGGTAATTTTACCATTACCCTCAATACAACTCCCGCTACACTGGTATTTAGCTATGTGGGATTTACCCCTCAGGAAATTGAAGTAACTGCACAAACAACACTGCGTATTATACTCGAAGCCGATTCCTATAGTTTGAGTCAGGTTGAGGTATTGGGCACAAGAAGTTTGAATCGTTCCTCCACTGAAAGCATGGTTCCTATCGATATTATTGATGTAAGTGCTGTTACTGCTGCAAATGGGCAATTGGATCTGAATCAGCTACTACAATACGCCGCACCCTCTTTTAATTCGAATCGTCAAAGTGGTAGCGATGGCGCCGATCATATTGATCCTGCAACTTTAAGAGGATTAGGTCCCGATCAAACTCTTGTTCTTGTAAATGGAAAAAGATATCATCAATCATCTCTCATCAATATTTTCGGAACAAGAGGAAGAGGAAATACGGGAACTGATTTGAATACAATTCCCGCAGCTGCAATTGATCGCATAGAAATTTTGCGTGACGGTGCATCTGCACAATATGGTTCTGATGCAATTGCAGGTGTAATTAATATTGTTTTAAAGGATGATGTAAATGAATTTACCGGTAATGTAAATACATCCGGAAATTTAGCGCAATATAATTTTGATCAGGGGTCTATCGATGGGCAAAATTTGCAGATAAATGGAAACTATGGATTTGATATTGGTGAAAAAGGATTTATGAATGTTACTGCAGATTATCATTACCGCGGTCATACAAATCGCGCAGAATTTACCGGCGATTTTCCTGATAATGTGGATGTTCGAAATCAATATGGTGATGCAGAAGTTACCGATTTTTCTGCCTGGTTCAATATGAAATATCAGCTTTCGGACAATGCACATTTTTATGCATTTGGTGGATATAATACGAGAGATGTTGCTGCTTATGCATATACAAGAGATGCAGGTAGTCCTCGTACGGTTACTTCCATTTATCCCAAAGGATTTGATCCAATTATTGCATCCATTGTAACCGACAAATCAATTTCCGGTGGAATTCGCGGAGATATTCATGGATGGGATGTTGATTTTAATAATACATTTGGTGCGAATAAAATGCATTATTATGGCAGAGAAACATTAAATGCTTCCATGGGAGATGCTTCGCCAACAGAATTTGATGATGGAGGATTTTCACTTGCACAAAATACAACAAGCCTTGATTTTACAAAATATTTTTCGAGTGTTTTGAAAGGATTAAATATTGCTTATGGAGCGGAATATCGCATCGATAATTATCAGATATTCGCAGGCGAAGAAGCATCATGGTATAATTACGGAGCTGTTCTGATTGATGGAGAAGATACCATCGGCAGACCAGGTGGATCGCAGGGTTTTCCAGGGTTTCAGCCTAAGGATGTAACCAATGAGTTCAGATCAAATTTAGGCGCTTATTTTGACGTGGAAGCAAATTTCACAGAACAATTTTCTGCAGATGCTGCAATACGTTATGAAAATTATTCTGATTTTGGAAATACGATAAATGGAAAATTGGCAGCCCGTTTTGCAATTAATAATAAATTTGCTTTACGAGGTTCATTTAGTACAGGATTTCGTGCTCCATCGTTGGCACAAATATATTTTAGTTCCACGTATACAAATGTGGAAGGTGGTGTTATTATAGATGAAGTTATTGCAGATAATAAAAGTACGATCGCACGTCAACTCGGAATTCCGGCATTAAAACAAGAAGAAAGTATGAATGGTAGTTTCGGATTTACAGCAAAACCAATTTCAGGATTATCATTAACGATTGACGGATATTATATTGCCATAAATGATCGTATCGTGTTAACAGATGGATTTGGAACGGATGATGATATTATCGGTGGAATTCTTTCTGATCTGAATGTTGGATATGCAAGATTTTTTACCAATGCAGTGGATACAAAAACAATGGGTGTTGATGTAATTCTTGCTTATAAAATTTATATGCAGGAAAATGTTTTAACATTTACCTATGCAGGTAATTTTAATCAGATGACCATAGAAAATATTTATACCAACGAATTGCTGACAGGTAAAGAAGAAAATTATTTTAGTGTGCGCGAACAATATTTTTTACTCGCCAGTGCGCCGCCTGCAAAAATGAATTTAACAACAGAATATTCGACTAAAAAATTAAATGCAACATTGCGCTTTAATTATTTCGGAGAAATTAATTTAATTAATTACAGTGGATTAGAATATACTTATGCAGCTAAAACAACCATTGATGCAAGCATAGGATATGACATAACAAAAAATTCACACCTTACAATTGGAGCAGCAAACCTCCTGAACA
- a CDS encoding HAMP domain-containing histidine kinase gives MLKNRIWLIVILMSSALLGIILVQVYWIQNTITQKEQVFGYHVNEALNKVADKVETNIAASVLSSQTSLFFSDSTYWRTGNDSLNIYEGIVNDSMLAGALKASRIDNGYYEKTEISGIDPYKDAMSPIQTKGERPTMILEPLEYSGDFSSANSDLITQILKDIDRQLMINSQRIKKAMEQMMFQMMQRGIKPEQTIDTVFLKNTLVHELKNNGITTDFNFGVLMDDEFFITNTTEKEEVKELVATPHKVSLFPDDMFFNNDVLLVNFPHQKSFILSSIWSLLIGSLLFTSIIIAVFYYTVLILFRQKKLSEIKNDFINNMTHEFKTPLATISLAVDAVNNPMILKDENKIKHYTHIIKEENKRMNSQVEKVLQMALLDKNQINLSKDEIDIHDIIYRAVENISLQVEEKGGNIMTELAAENYELTGDEVHLQNVIFNLLDNANKYSPDKPEIKISTQSDNKGIYITIEDKGIGMSQDNIKMIFEKFYRVPTGNVHNIKGFGLGLTYVKAIIVAHNGTIEVKSQPKKGSQFKIYLPITL, from the coding sequence ATGTTAAAGAACCGCATTTGGCTTATTGTGATCTTAATGAGTTCCGCTCTGTTAGGGATCATTTTGGTTCAGGTATACTGGATCCAAAATACCATAACACAGAAGGAACAGGTTTTTGGATATCATGTGAATGAGGCACTCAACAAAGTTGCTGATAAGGTGGAAACTAATATTGCAGCATCAGTTTTGAGCAGTCAGACGAGTTTATTTTTTTCAGATTCTACCTATTGGCGAACAGGAAACGACTCGCTCAATATTTATGAAGGCATTGTGAACGACAGTATGTTAGCCGGTGCACTAAAAGCATCGCGCATCGACAATGGCTATTATGAAAAAACCGAAATATCTGGAATAGATCCTTATAAAGATGCAATGTCGCCTATACAAACCAAGGGTGAACGACCAACCATGATATTGGAACCACTGGAATACAGTGGAGATTTTTCTTCTGCCAACAGCGACCTTATCACCCAAATTTTAAAGGATATTGACAGGCAATTGATGATCAATTCGCAGCGTATTAAAAAAGCAATGGAACAAATGATGTTTCAAATGATGCAGCGCGGAATTAAACCTGAGCAAACAATTGATACCGTATTCTTAAAAAATACACTGGTTCACGAATTAAAAAATAACGGAATAACCACTGATTTTAATTTTGGTGTTTTAATGGATGATGAATTTTTTATTACCAATACAACAGAAAAAGAAGAAGTTAAAGAGTTAGTTGCCACGCCTCATAAAGTGAGCTTATTTCCCGATGATATGTTTTTTAACAACGATGTTTTATTAGTGAATTTCCCGCACCAAAAAAGTTTCATCCTCAGTTCGATCTGGTCGTTGTTAATAGGTTCGCTTTTATTTACATCCATCATAATCGCCGTATTTTATTATACTGTATTAATATTATTCCGTCAGAAGAAATTATCGGAAATAAAAAATGATTTCATCAACAATATGACCCATGAATTTAAAACTCCATTGGCCACTATTTCGCTCGCAGTAGATGCGGTTAATAATCCGATGATATTGAAGGATGAAAATAAGATCAAACATTATACGCATATCATAAAGGAAGAGAACAAACGCATGAACAGTCAGGTGGAAAAGGTTTTACAGATGGCGCTGCTGGATAAAAATCAGATCAATTTAAGCAAGGATGAAATAGATATACATGATATTATTTATCGCGCTGTTGAAAATATCAGTTTACAGGTGGAAGAAAAAGGTGGCAATATTATGACAGAACTTGCCGCAGAAAATTACGAACTTACAGGCGATGAAGTGCATCTCCAGAATGTGATTTTTAATTTACTGGATAATGCCAATAAATACTCCCCGGATAAACCCGAAATTAAAATATCAACGCAAAGCGACAATAAAGGAATTTATATTACTATTGAAGATAAAGGTATAGGAATGAGTCAGGATAATATTAAAATGATATTTGAAAAATTTTATCGTGTGCCGACAGGAAACGTACATAATATCAAAGGATTCGGACTCGGTTTAACTTATGTAAAAGCAATTATTGTAGCACATAACGGAACAATAGAAGTAAAAAGTCAACCCAAAAAGGGATCACAATTTAAAATATATTTACCTATAACATTATAA
- a CDS encoding PDZ domain-containing protein, with protein sequence MKQFLLIFSLFTLCNLTFGQNPENGQIRIKIDANVDGEKVKIDTSIDALSDFDIDGLLKELGLDEELSQLNIDINSGFNFEWDEQAFEEMMEGLQNIEMPEMPEMPVIPNLENLKELEFLSSNKAILGVYTDKVPEGAKITGLVVESGAIDAGLKEGDIITGIDAKTIESPNNLSEVIGMYEVGATIKVTFIRDGKTETVNAVLKENKNDFGNWSGMEGFSDSFNLNWDNNLDQLIEINAPTRGYLGVYLQDEEGMVKVSGVEDNSAAKEAGLMEGDIITELNGKKIITYDEMMEFMETTVPGEKIKISYERNGKKNTVDATLQEVKNMQFYFNGDDKEGSYSPNIIIDRIAPCPPGSAYSYNSGDGKRNINICITAIKNTDERAPSPNSNSAGAFHPLLEQNSVSVYSNPSDGTFNVKFNLPEAGDAKIVITDINGKEVYEETLMNFSGAYDKTITLSSEPKGTYFVKVTQNGYSNTKTVILQ encoded by the coding sequence ATGAAACAGTTCCTTTTAATTTTCAGCCTTTTTACCCTTTGTAACCTAACCTTTGGCCAAAACCCTGAAAATGGTCAGATCCGAATTAAGATTGATGCAAATGTTGACGGTGAAAAGGTGAAGATAGATACTTCCATCGACGCTTTAAGCGATTTTGATATTGATGGTTTATTAAAAGAATTAGGATTGGATGAAGAATTAAGTCAGCTTAATATCGACATTAATTCGGGATTTAATTTCGAATGGGATGAACAAGCTTTTGAAGAAATGATGGAAGGACTTCAAAATATTGAAATGCCCGAAATGCCCGAAATGCCTGTAATTCCCAATTTGGAAAACCTGAAGGAATTGGAATTTTTGTCATCAAATAAAGCAATTCTTGGTGTTTATACGGATAAGGTTCCCGAAGGTGCGAAAATAACCGGTCTGGTAGTAGAAAGTGGAGCAATTGATGCAGGTTTGAAAGAAGGAGATATTATTACAGGTATAGATGCAAAAACAATTGAATCACCTAATAATCTGAGTGAAGTGATCGGAATGTATGAAGTTGGGGCAACAATAAAAGTTACCTTCATAAGAGACGGAAAAACAGAAACTGTAAATGCCGTTTTAAAAGAAAATAAAAATGATTTTGGCAATTGGTCGGGAATGGAAGGTTTTAGTGACAGTTTTAATTTAAACTGGGATAATAATTTAGACCAATTAATTGAAATAAATGCGCCTACTAGAGGGTATTTGGGTGTGTATTTACAAGACGAGGAAGGAATGGTGAAAGTTTCAGGGGTTGAAGATAATTCCGCAGCTAAAGAAGCAGGATTAATGGAGGGTGATATTATCACAGAATTAAATGGTAAAAAAATAATTACCTATGATGAGATGATGGAATTTATGGAAACAACAGTGCCCGGTGAAAAAATAAAAATCTCCTACGAACGTAACGGCAAAAAAAATACAGTTGACGCAACTTTACAAGAGGTAAAAAACATGCAATTTTATTTTAATGGTGATGATAAAGAAGGTAGTTATTCCCCAAATATAATAATTGACCGTATTGCTCCATGTCCTCCGGGAAGTGCATATAGTTATAATTCAGGTGATGGAAAACGAAATATAAATATTTGTATCACTGCAATAAAAAACACGGATGAAAGGGCACCTTCACCTAATAGTAATTCTGCAGGTGCATTTCACCCTTTACTTGAACAAAATAGTGTGAGTGTTTATTCCAATCCAAGTGATGGTACCTTCAATGTAAAATTTAATTTACCTGAAGCAGGTGATGCAAAAATTGTGATCACCGATATTAATGGTAAAGAAGTGTATGAAGAAACATTGATGAATTTTTCAGGTGCTTATGATAAAACGATCACACTTTCTTCGGAGCCAAAAGGTACTTATTTTGTTAAGGTAACTCAAAACGGTTATTCGAATACCAAAACTGTAATACTGCAATAA